GCGCGTGGTGCTGGAGTCGCTCGCGATGGAGCGGTTGCGCGTCTCGGAGCCGGATCCCGCCCGCGCGGTGCTGCGCGAGCGCTTCTCGCACACGCCCTGGTTCCAGGCGGCCCGGGAGATGATGCAGGTGGAGATCGAGCGCCTGCACTTCTTCGGGGAAGGGGCCCAGGGCGCGGGTCGCTACACCGGCGCCGTGGGGGCTCCGGACCTGGGCGAGTCGATCCGGGCGGCGTTCCGCTTCGATGCCGAGCGGCCCCTGTCCGCCTCGTCGATCGCGCGCTTCAGCAACTGTGGCTTCCAGGGCTTCCTGGCGTATGGGCTCAAGGTGCCCGAGCCCGAGCGGCCCGGGGAGGAGTTCGACAGCCGGGGGCAGGGTGTCTTCTGGCACCGGGTGCTGGAGGAGTTCTTCAAGCGGCTCAAGGAGCGCGAGCTGCTCGGGCGGGGGTTCAACGAGCTGCCGGAGGCGCTGTTGGACGCGGTGCTCGACGAGGTGCGGGAGCACTTCGAGAAACACCACTACGTGGGCCACCCCGCGCTGTGGCGCCTGGCGCGCGAGCGGGCGAAGAACATGGTGCGCCGCGTGCTCCTGGACGAGCGGCGGGGTCTGCCCTTCGAGCGGCTGGAGCCCTCGGGCTTCGAGCTGCGCTTCGGACCGAACAATCCGGCGGAGGGGTGGAACGCGGTCACCCTCCAGCTCGGCGAGGACGTCATCCACTTCGAGGGAACCATCGATCGCCTGGACATGGCCGGAGGCGAGGTGGGCGTCATCGACTACAAGTCCGGCCACCTGTCGCGCTCGGAGCTGCGCAACAAGCTGCTGGAGTCCTCGGACTTCCAGCTCCCGTTGTACCTGTACGCGGCGCGGGCCAGTGGGCACCAGGGTACGCGGCAGGCCGCCTGGTTCTCGTTGAAGACGGGCAAGGCCATCCTCCTGTCGGAGGTGCTCGCGGACAAGAAGCAGGAGCTGTCGTTGGATCTGGACGAGCTGCTGTCCACCGAGCCCGACGTGCGTCAACGGCTGGCGGCGGAGCAGAAGCCCAACCTGGCCAACGCGGTGGAGACGCTGGTGCGCACCGTGAGGGCGGGACAGTTCGCCATGCGGCCCAGGGACTGCGGGCACTGTGGCTATCAGGCCGTCTGCCGTATCACCGAGCGGCGGATCGTGGGCGAGGAGGGTGCCCATGAGTGACGCGCTCGCGCTGGCATTGGAGAAGAACCTCGCGCTGCTCGCGGGAGCGGGCGCGGGCAAGACGTACAGCCTGGTGACGATGACGTTGCACCTGCTGGCCGGGGCTCGCGAGGGGTTCAAGCCCTTGCGGCCCGCGCGCCTGGGCATGGTGACGTTCACCGACAAGGCCGCCGCGGAGATGCGTGCCCGCGTCCGCGCGCGCCTGGATGTGCTCGTCCAGGAGGAGCCCAAGGTCTCGCAGGAGCCCGAGCTGCGCGCCTCGCTCGATCGCCTGGGGCTGCCCTTTCCCTCGCGCGACACGTGGCGGTCGCTGCGAGAAGAGCTGGGCTCGGCCTCGATTGGCACCTTCCACTCGATGTGCGGGCAGATCCTGCGCCGCGCGCCCCCGGGCTCGGGCGTGGATGCTTCCTTCGACGTGCTCGATGAAATGGAGGCGCGCTCGCTCGTGCTGGACGTGTGCGAGCGCGTGGTGCTGGACGCACTGGAGTCCAGTGACACGTTCGTGCGCGAGCTGTGCGCGGAGATGACCTTCTCGGGCTCCGACTTCACCGAGGGCCTGGTGTCCTCGCTGGCGGAGCTCTACGGGAAGTTGCGCGAGGAGGGCCTGCCCGCGGCCCGGGCGCGCGTGTCCGACCCCGGCGAGGCCCGGGAGTCCTTCGACGCCCTCGTCGGGAAGTGCCTCGAGCTGTGCGGCACCGTGCGCGAGCTTGACGCCAAGGGAGAGTGGCGGGGGCTGCGCGAGAAACTCGAGCGCTCGCTCACGGGGCTCACCCCGGAGAATGTCTTCGCGCCCGAGCGGCTGTCCGCGCTCAAGGTGGCCTTCAACGAGGATGGCCGCGACGTGCGCCGGCTCAAGAAGGAGCCCGGCAACTCGATGAAGGAGCTGTACTGGTCCTTCTTCGGCAAGAGCGACGGCACGGTGTTGACGCTGGAGGACGTCGCCGCGGCGTGTCGCACGGTGCCCTTCGAGCGCACGTTCCGCGCGCTGCTCGAGCAGGTGGAGACGCGTCACGCGGAGGAGCTCTCCCGGCGCAACGCCCTGGACTTCACCTCCCTGCTGGTGAAGACGAGGGATCTGCTGAGGGACCTGCCCGACTTCCGCCGGCAGATGCAGGAGCGGTTCGGGGCGCTGATGGTGGACGAGTTCCAGGACACCAACCGCCTGCAGTTGGAGCTGGTGCTGCTCCTGGCCGAGAAGCGCGAGGAGGGCCCCCGGGCCGTGACACCCGAGGACGATCTGGTGGCCGCGCTGCCACTGGAGCCCGCCTTCCTGTGCGTGGTGGGAGACCGCAAGCAATCCATCTACGAGTTCCGTGGCGCGGACGTGTCCGTGTTCGAGGTGCTGGCGCGGAAGATCGAGCAGGAGGGTGGCGTGCGCGACTTCCTCCAGCACAACCGGCGCTCGGTGCCGCCGCTGCTCGACTTCTTCAACCAGGCCTTCGCGGGCGTGCTGGTGCCGGGCGAGGGTGGGGCGCGTCCCTATGAGGTGGTGTATTCGCCCGAGGGGGATGATCTGCTCGCGGTGCGTCCGGCCCCCGTGCCCGCGCCGGTGGTGGAGCGGCTGCTCGTGGAGGACGAGGGCCTCACCACCTCGGGCGAGCTGCGTCTGGCGGAGGCGGAGGCGCTGGCCAGGCGGCTGAAGCTCCTGCTGGTTTCGGGTGCTCCGCCACTCATCGCGGTGAGCAAGGAGGGCACGGAGGTGCGTCCCCTGCGCGGGGGCGATGTGGCCATGCTCTTCCGGACCTTCAATCACCTGGAGGTGTACCGGCAGGCGCTCATCCGCCACGGCATTCCCCACCGCGTGCTGCGCGGCCGTGGCTTCTATGGCGCGCAGGAGGTGCTGGATCTGGCCTCGCTGCTGTCGCTGCTCGCGGACTCCGAGGACACGCTGGCCTTCGCGGCGGTGTTGCGCTCCCCACTGGTGGGGCTGTCGGACGCCTCGCTCTTCCGCCTGGCCGGACCCGAGGGCTTGTCCCTGCCCGAAGTGGAGAAGAAGACAGCCTCCCTCCTGGCGCTCCTTCCGGATGGGGAGCGCGAGCGGCTCGAGCGCTTCCTCGCGGCGCTGCCCGCGCTGCGGCGCGAGCGGGATCGGCTCGGCGTGCGGGCCCTGCTCCTGGCCACGCTGGAGCTGACGGGCTTTCGCGAGGCGCTGGCGGCCACGCCCTACGCGGAGCAGGCGAGCGCCAACGTGGAGAAGCTGCTCGCGCTGGCGGGCCGGCGCGACGAGCGGGGGACGGGCGGCTGCGTGACGTTCTCGCGTGAGCTGCAACGCCTCGTGCACGAGGAGCCCACCGAGGCCCAGGCGGAGCTGCTGGAGGCGGGGGATCCTCGCGCGGTGCAACTGCTCACCATCCACCGGGCCAAGGGGTTGGAGTGGCCGGTGGTGGTGGTGCCCGCCCTCGGTGGCTCGCGGCGCTCCAACAGCGGAGGCCGGGTGCTCTTCGAGCGTGGACGAGGCCTCGCCCTGCGGCCCTGGCTGCCGCCGGAGCTGCTCGACCGCGTGGACGCGAAGTTCCGCTCGCCCCGCTTCGACGCGGTGAAGACGGAGATCAAACGCCGGGAGACGGCCGAGTACCGGCGTCTGCTGTACGTCGCGCTCACGCGCGCCCAGGATCGGCTCCTGCTGTCGGGCGGCGAGGAGCGCAACGCCGCGGACTCGTGGTGGTGCCTGCTCGGCGCGCGGCTCGATGAAGATTCCCGGCTGCGGGGCCTGGTCGAGGATCTGGACGCGAGGACGCTGCCGGAGCCGCCGGAGGTGGACCTCTCCGAGGACGTGGACGAGGTCGAGCAGGAGGCCCGGGTCGAGACGGCCTGGCAGCGGGTGCACGCGCGTCGGGACGCCGCCGTGCCGGAGTCCGTGACGGTGGAGGCGGGAGCGGTGCAGGACTTCATCGCCTGTCCGCGCCGCTACCACTACGTGCACCGGCTCGGCCTGCGCGCCGAGGGAGTCGCCTGGGAGGCTCCGCCCCGTCAGTCCGCGCTCTACGTCGAGCGGGACTCCTGGGGCGCACCGGCCCCGAGCGTTCCGGACCGGGTCCTGACCCTCATGCGAAGGGTGGACTTCCGCCTGGCGGGTACGCCCGCTCCGGAGCGGCGGGCCCGCCTGGAAGCCCTGGCCCGGGAGGTGGGCTGGGCGGTGGAAGAGGAGGGCGTGGAGGAGGCGCTCGCCACCCTGGATCGCTTCCTGGAGACCGCGTGTGCCCAGGAGCTGGCGGCGGTCCCCGGAGCGCGGGTGCACCGCGCATTGCCATTCGTCCTGGACCTGCCGGGAGGGGCGCCCACGGCCCTGGAGGGAGAGCTGGACCTGCTCTGGGAGACCCCGGAGCATGAGGCCCGGGGCGTGGTCTTCCTACCGGGCGGTCGGTCTCCGCGTGGGCTCGCCGCGCATGAGGACTTCCTGGCGGCCGTGGCCCTGGCGGCCCGGCGGCTCGTGCGTGAGGACGTCCCCCTGCGGGTGGGGGCGGTCTTCCTGGGCGGGGACGTGTTGGAGCCGGAGTTCTCTCCGGAAGAAGCACATCTACGGCTTTCCGCCGAGCGCTTGAGGGACGAGGCCCGGGCCCTGGTCGAGGCGGATGTCCGAGGGCGCTGGCCCGGACGCGACGCGTCGGTGTGCGTGGGGCTTGCCTGTGGCTATGTCGCACACTGCCATCCGGACGACCCGGCCCGATCCAACTCGGTGACGGATCGTGCGGAAGCGTGCTAAGCGGCCGCAACTATGCCGAACGTCGTCGTCATTGGTGCGCAGTGGGGAGATGAGGGCAAGGGCAAGGTCGTGGACCTGCTCACGGAGCATGCCCAGGTGGTCGTGCGCTTCCAGGGAGGCAACAACGCGGGCCATACCCTGGTGGTGGGTGGCCAGAAGACGGTGTTGCATCTCATTCCCTCGGGAATCCTCCATCAGGGGAAGACCTGCGTCATCGGTAACGGCGTGGTGTTGGATCCCGCCGTCCTGGTGAAGGAGATCGACACCCTCAAGGAGCGCGGCTTCCTCAAGGATGACGCGCAGCTGATCATCTCGGACAACGCCCACGTCATCTTCCCCTGGCACAAGCTGCTGGACTCGTCCCGGGAGAAGACGCGGGGCGTGGGCGCCATCGGCACGACGGGGCGTGGCATCGGCCCGGCCTACGAGGACAAGGTGGCGCGCCGTGGCATCCGCGTGAGGGATCTGCTCAACCCGGAGCGGCTGCGCAAGCGCATCGACGAGCGGCTGCCCGGCATCCGCGAGGAGCTGCGCGAGCTGTGCGCCGCCTCCAGCGAGACGCCTCCCGAGCTGGACGCCAACAAGGTGCAGGCGGACTTCACCGCGCTGGGCGAGCGGCTGCGGCCCTACGTGGGCGACGTGTCGCTCTACCTCTCGGGCCAGGTGCAGCGTGGGGCGCGCATCCTCTTCGAGGGCGCCCAGGGCACGCTGCTGGACGTGGACCACGGCACCTATCCCTTCGTCACCAGCTCCAACTGCGTGGCGGGCAACGCCGCGGTGGGCTCGGGCCTGGGCCCCACGGCCATCGACCGGGTGATGGGCATCAGCAAGGCGTACACCACGCGCGTGGGCGGCGGTCCGTTCCCCACGGAGCTCACGGACGAGATGGGAGACCGGCTGCGCAAGGTGGGTGACGAGTTCGGCGCCACCACGGGCCGTCCGCGCCGCTGCGGCTGGCTCGACGGCGTGGTGCTGCGCTACGCGGTGCGCGTCAACGGCCTGTATGGCCTGGCGCTCACGAAGCTGGACGTGCTCTCCGGCATGAAGTCGCTGCAGATCTGCAACGCCTACGAGCTGGACGGCAAGCGCATCACCGAGCTGCCCGGGGACTACGAGGACCTGGCGCGCGTCAAGCCCCTCTACGAGACGCTGCCGGGCTGGGACGACAAGCTCGCCGGGGTGCGCACCTTCGACGAGCTGCCCGAGAACGCCAAGCGCTACGTGCGCCGCGTGGAGGAGATCTGCGGCGTGCCCGTCACCTGCATCTCCGTGGGCGCCGATCGCGGCGAGACCGTGCTGCTGCAAAACCCCTTCCGGAGCTGAAACCCCGCTTTCAAGGTAAAACAGCGGACAATCGGGCAGTCCCGGAAGTCATTCGGTGGACTCCCCGACCGGAGGGCAGGGGAGCCGGTGGCATGTGTCAGGGAAGCACCTTAATTTCAGGTGCATGGATCGGGGCGACTCGAAGGCAGGAAGGCAAGTATTCCGCCCACACGCCGTGCTCGCGGCTGTCATGGGCGCCGCGACGCTGCTCTGGCTGGGGGTGTTGCTCTACCTCCTGCGCTTCGAAGGCGTCCCGGTGCAGACGTTCTTGTCCGCGCTCTTCTTCGTCCTCTTCTTCGCGGTGTCGGTGACCTACTACGGGCGCACCCGCATCGTCGTGGACGCGGGTGGCATCACGTACCGGGGCATGGTGCGCACCCGCCGGTTCTCCTTCTCGGACATCCGCAAGGTGGATGTGCTGCCCGGTCCGGTCACCGTGTACGCGGTGCGCGGCAGCCGGGGCCTCGTGCACTTCACCAGCCTCTTCTCGCACCACCAGCGCCTGGCGCGGCTGCTCATCGAGCGGGCCGGTCTCTCGCCGCTGCACGCCTGAGCTTCAGCCCGTCAGGACGTAGGTAGCCAGCAGCCCCACCAGGGCCAGCCCCGCGCCCAGGACGAGCAGTCCCACGTCCCAGCGTCCCCGCGCGCGCGCGGGGACCCGCTCCTGCTCTCCATCTGGGCTCTCGGGTTCAGGGGCGGGCGCGGCTTGCTGCTCGGGAGGCGGTCGCGCGATGGGCTCGGCCGCCGGGGCCTGGAAGCGCAGCAAGGTCCGTCCCAGCTCGATGATGTCGCCGTCCTGGAGCGCCTGGGGGGCCTCCACGCGCTTGCCATTGAGATAGACGCCGTTGGGGCTGTCCTGGTCCTCCAGGAGGAAGGCGCCCTCCTGCTGGCGGATGCACGCATGGCGGCGGGACACGGCGATGTCCCTCAAGCGCACGGCCACCTCCAGGCTCCGCCCCAGCTCCGTCCGGGCCTCCGCGAGGGCGAAGCAGCGGCCCACGTCCGCGCCGGTGAGGCACTGGAGGGACGCGGCGCGCGAGACCAGGGACTCCTCCGTGTCCCCCAGCAGGTGTTTGAGTACGGCCACCGTGCCCACCTGCCGCTCGGTGTCCGTGCCGGGCGCCAGCAGCTTCAGGCTCATGCCCTCGGGCAGGCCCACCGCCTCGCCGGGTAGCACCAGCCGCGCCACCTCCGGCGGCACCATCACCCCCGCGACGGTGAAGGTGCGACGGGCCTCCACCATCAACCGGTGCCCCTCGATGCGCAGTGTCAGCAGGCCGGGTGGCAGTCCTTCGAGGCGGACATGGTCGTCCTCGCCGCCTCCCAGCAGGTGCACGCCCTCGGGAAGCTCGAAGGAGGTCGGGGTGCCCAGGTGCTCGAATTCGAAGTGCATGGCGTGGGGTGAGCAAGGGAGAGCGCCTGCCCCAGGGCCTACTTCGCGATCCGCGTGAGCGAGTTGCTCCGGACGAAGGTGCCCGGGAAGGACTGCCCACTGGCCGAGTACGTCAGGGTCCCGGAGGACTCGAGTTGGATGCTCGAACCCGTGAGCACCGCGGTCCCGCTGGTGAATGTCATCGAGAGTGTGGTGCCCTGCAACTCACCGGTACACGTCACCCCCGCTCTGAGCGTCGCCACGTTTCCCTCGACCTCCGCGGGCAGGGCGCAAGTGCCGCTCGAGTCAACGATGACGATGTCCGAATCGACCCCTTCCGAGATTCGGAACGACATCTTTCCGGAACCGGTCGAGCTTCCTCTTCCAGTGACGGACACGGTGAACGAGTCCGAGCCGGAGTAACTGCCATGGAACTGCTGACCCGCGGGGCCACAGCCCAGGGCGAACGTGGCGAGCGGCAGGGACAGCCAGAGCATCGAGCACTTCATGTGACGACTCCTCGTGAGGGGGTCGCGGCTCCTGGGGAAGGGCACGCGACGGGGTGGATGCCGGGGCCGCCTGTGCAGGACTCCTGCCAGGCTCCACCCGAGGCGCGGGAACTCCCCGAGCCCATGCGATTCAAGGACATGGCCGTGTGCCGACGGACCCGCCGTGCTCCTCCCATCCACTGCGTGGGATGCCCCATCATCCACGCCATGGACGGATGTGCTGGGACTAGGATGGGCACCCCCGATGAGTTCCGCCCTCCGCCTGCTGCCACTGCTGCTGCTCTCGTTCCTCTCCGCCTGCCGTGACGAACAGGCCGGCCCCAAGCCTCGTGCGAAGGCCCTGCCGCCCCCTGCCCGGCTGCGCGTCCTGGACGCGGCTCCGGCGGACCTGACCTACCGCGCGGGCACCACGTTCGCGGGGGGCGCGGTGCGCTACCTCGGCTCGCGCGTGTCTCCCGCGGTGGCCGCGCCCGGCCAGCCCGTTCAGCTCGCGCACTACTTCGAGGCCCTGCGCGCCCCGCCCCAGGGGTGGGAGTTCTTCGTGCACGTGGTGGAGCCCGGCTCCGGGCAGATGCTGATCAACGCGGACCATGGCTTCGCGGGCGGAGTGGGGCCCCTGGGCTCCTGGCCCGTGGGCAAGGTGGTGGAGGACGTGCACACGGTGGCCATGCCGTCCATTCCGGGACGGGTGGTGCTCGGCTTCTGGCGGGGCGAGGAGCGTCTGGCCGTGGATGATCCGCGAGCGCATGCGGGAGACAACCGGATGTTCGGTCCGGAGCTGGGAGGCGCTCTTCCGCCGCTGCCCGAGTACACCATGCACCGCGCCGCCCGGCCGCCGGTGCTCGACGGAGAACTCGAGGACGAGGCGTGGAAGGCGGCCACTCCGGTGGTGCTGCGGGGCAGCTTCGATGGCCGTGCCGTGCCCCTGCGCACCGAGGCCCGGCTGACCTACGACGACCAGAACCTGTATGTCGCCTTCGACGTGGAGGATCCGGATGTCTGGGGCACGTTCCGCGAGCAGGACGAGCCGCTCTACACCCAGGAGGTGGTGGAGGTGTTCCTCGACGCCAACGCGGACGGGCGGACGTACAACGAGCTGCAGGTGTCTCCGCACAACGTGCACTTCGATGCCTACTTCCCCGCGCGCCGTCAGGGCATGGACTTGAGCTGGGACTCGGGCATGACGAGCGCGGTGAAGGTCCGGGGCACGCTCGACGAGGCGTCCGACCGGGACGAGGGCTGGCGGGTGGAGATGAAGATCCCCCTGTCCCGCCTGGCCGAGGTGCCCCACCTGCCCCCGAACAAGGGGGACCGGTGGCGCTTCAACCTGTACCGGCTGGAGCACCCGGAGCGGCGGGGAGAACAAGGGCAGTCCTTTTCCCCGCTCTTCGTGGGGGACTTCCACGCGCTGCCGCGCTTCGGCTGGCTGATCTTCGACTAGTCATCGCGGTCGAGCTTCATCCCCTCGACAGCCGATCCACGTCCTTCAGGAGCGTGGGGACGCGGTAGGGCCCATGCATCGCGCGCACTCGCTCGGCCGCCACGGCCGGCTCCATGGGCACGCGGCGACCGAGCGCCTCGTACGCTACGCGTGCGGGGAGATCTCCCAATGCGCGTCCGCCATGGAGCGCTCGGTCGGGTCTCCGAGGAAGCGCAGGAAGCCGTTGAGCTCCAGGGTGTCGATGAGCTCCTCGGCCTCCAGTTGGGAGAAGCCCTTCGTGTTCACCAGCAGGTCGCGCATGAACGCCTTGCCGCGCAGGTAGCCCACGGGTTCACCCGGGGGGAGCAAGTGCTTGAGGTCGGCGGTGAGCTGACGCAGATCCGTGTCTTCGGAGATCATCGCCTCAAGGCTGGTGATGGGAGAGCGCGGGTGCAACCACATCCTTGTCCTGCGTCGAGGAAGGCAGGAAGGGGCTCAGGCGCACGTCGTGTCCGTCACTTTCGAGGGTGATGGCACCTTGAATGTCGGTGCGCAGACACTCCGTTCCCAAGGCCCGGTAACGCGCTTCCACCTCCGGGTGCGGAAAGCCGAAGCGGTTGCGACGGCCCACGCAGAAGATGGCGAAGCGCGGACGCAGCCGGGCGAGCAGGCCCTCGGTGGAGGAGGTGCGCGAGCCATGGTGGGGCGCC
Above is a window of Cystobacter fuscus DNA encoding:
- a CDS encoding adenylosuccinate synthase; the encoded protein is MPNVVVIGAQWGDEGKGKVVDLLTEHAQVVVRFQGGNNAGHTLVVGGQKTVLHLIPSGILHQGKTCVIGNGVVLDPAVLVKEIDTLKERGFLKDDAQLIISDNAHVIFPWHKLLDSSREKTRGVGAIGTTGRGIGPAYEDKVARRGIRVRDLLNPERLRKRIDERLPGIREELRELCAASSETPPELDANKVQADFTALGERLRPYVGDVSLYLSGQVQRGARILFEGAQGTLLDVDHGTYPFVTSSNCVAGNAAVGSGLGPTAIDRVMGISKAYTTRVGGGPFPTELTDEMGDRLRKVGDEFGATTGRPRRCGWLDGVVLRYAVRVNGLYGLALTKLDVLSGMKSLQICNAYELDGKRITELPGDYEDLARVKPLYETLPGWDDKLAGVRTFDELPENAKRYVRRVEEICGVPVTCISVGADRGETVLLQNPFRS
- a CDS encoding PH domain-containing protein — protein: MGAATLLWLGVLLYLLRFEGVPVQTFLSALFFVLFFAVSVTYYGRTRIVVDAGGITYRGMVRTRRFSFSDIRKVDVLPGPVTVYAVRGSRGLVHFTSLFSHHQRLARLLIERAGLSPLHA
- a CDS encoding carbohydrate-binding family 9-like protein yields the protein MSSALRLLPLLLLSFLSACRDEQAGPKPRAKALPPPARLRVLDAAPADLTYRAGTTFAGGAVRYLGSRVSPAVAAPGQPVQLAHYFEALRAPPQGWEFFVHVVEPGSGQMLINADHGFAGGVGPLGSWPVGKVVEDVHTVAMPSIPGRVVLGFWRGEERLAVDDPRAHAGDNRMFGPELGGALPPLPEYTMHRAARPPVLDGELEDEAWKAATPVVLRGSFDGRAVPLRTEARLTYDDQNLYVAFDVEDPDVWGTFREQDEPLYTQEVVEVFLDANADGRTYNELQVSPHNVHFDAYFPARRQGMDLSWDSGMTSAVKVRGTLDEASDRDEGWRVEMKIPLSRLAEVPHLPPNKGDRWRFNLYRLEHPERRGEQGQSFSPLFVGDFHALPRFGWLIFD
- a CDS encoding FHA domain-containing protein, giving the protein MHFEFEHLGTPTSFELPEGVHLLGGGEDDHVRLEGLPPGLLTLRIEGHRLMVEARRTFTVAGVMVPPEVARLVLPGEAVGLPEGMSLKLLAPGTDTERQVGTVAVLKHLLGDTEESLVSRAASLQCLTGADVGRCFALAEARTELGRSLEVAVRLRDIAVSRRHACIRQQEGAFLLEDQDSPNGVYLNGKRVEAPQALQDGDIIELGRTLLRFQAPAAEPIARPPPEQQAAPAPEPESPDGEQERVPARARGRWDVGLLVLGAGLALVGLLATYVLTG
- a CDS encoding UvrD-helicase domain-containing protein, whose product is MSDALALALEKNLALLAGAGAGKTYSLVTMTLHLLAGAREGFKPLRPARLGMVTFTDKAAAEMRARVRARLDVLVQEEPKVSQEPELRASLDRLGLPFPSRDTWRSLREELGSASIGTFHSMCGQILRRAPPGSGVDASFDVLDEMEARSLVLDVCERVVLDALESSDTFVRELCAEMTFSGSDFTEGLVSSLAELYGKLREEGLPAARARVSDPGEARESFDALVGKCLELCGTVRELDAKGEWRGLREKLERSLTGLTPENVFAPERLSALKVAFNEDGRDVRRLKKEPGNSMKELYWSFFGKSDGTVLTLEDVAAACRTVPFERTFRALLEQVETRHAEELSRRNALDFTSLLVKTRDLLRDLPDFRRQMQERFGALMVDEFQDTNRLQLELVLLLAEKREEGPRAVTPEDDLVAALPLEPAFLCVVGDRKQSIYEFRGADVSVFEVLARKIEQEGGVRDFLQHNRRSVPPLLDFFNQAFAGVLVPGEGGARPYEVVYSPEGDDLLAVRPAPVPAPVVERLLVEDEGLTTSGELRLAEAEALARRLKLLLVSGAPPLIAVSKEGTEVRPLRGGDVAMLFRTFNHLEVYRQALIRHGIPHRVLRGRGFYGAQEVLDLASLLSLLADSEDTLAFAAVLRSPLVGLSDASLFRLAGPEGLSLPEVEKKTASLLALLPDGERERLERFLAALPALRRERDRLGVRALLLATLELTGFREALAATPYAEQASANVEKLLALAGRRDERGTGGCVTFSRELQRLVHEEPTEAQAELLEAGDPRAVQLLTIHRAKGLEWPVVVVPALGGSRRSNSGGRVLFERGRGLALRPWLPPELLDRVDAKFRSPRFDAVKTEIKRRETAEYRRLLYVALTRAQDRLLLSGGEERNAADSWWCLLGARLDEDSRLRGLVEDLDARTLPEPPEVDLSEDVDEVEQEARVETAWQRVHARRDAAVPESVTVEAGAVQDFIACPRRYHYVHRLGLRAEGVAWEAPPRQSALYVERDSWGAPAPSVPDRVLTLMRRVDFRLAGTPAPERRARLEALAREVGWAVEEEGVEEALATLDRFLETACAQELAAVPGARVHRALPFVLDLPGGAPTALEGELDLLWETPEHEARGVVFLPGGRSPRGLAAHEDFLAAVALAARRLVREDVPLRVGAVFLGGDVLEPEFSPEEAHLRLSAERLRDEARALVEADVRGRWPGRDASVCVGLACGYVAHCHPDDPARSNSVTDRAEAC